GTTAAATTATAATTAAATTATAATAGTTATCCCTTATGAGTTATCTATTACAAAATATTTCGCAATTATTTTAGTCTTAGAGGTTTGATTATGGATATAAGTTTTAAAAAGAAAGTTGGAGACCTGCAAAAAGAGGTTGCCTTAAAATCAGCTGATTTAGAAGAATATGTTGAGGATTTTGAGGTTGAAATCGAGAAATGTTCTCTTTCAGATAAATTCATTAATATTTCTCCCCGATGTGTCCGCTGCAATCTATGTGCTCAAGAATGCCCGGTTGATGCAATTGAAATGGCTGATACCATAAAGCCTGCTAAAATACTTAATAATTGTGTTAAATGTGAAATATGTGCTCAAACCTGCCCGGTACGTTGTATTAATGTTTTAAAAACCACGGCTGAGGTTGATGATCAAATTGACTATAGGCTGGAAAGCATTAATGTTCCTCATAGAGTTATTCGCATGAAAAATATTGAAGTATCACCTGAAAAGTGTACTTCCTGTGGGACCTGCGTTAAATTATGCCCTACTCAAGCTATCACGGTAGAAAATGACCATATTCCGGCAGAGATAAACAAAAAATTGTGTGTGGGATGTGGCTCTTGTGCCAGTGTATGTCCACAACAGGCCATAACTCTAGAACGGGATATGGGACCGGTTATTGTAACCAAGGAATTACTTATTGACCAGGATACTTGTGTGGAATGTTTAATTTGTGAAGAAAATTGCCCTACAATGGCCATTAAATTAGAAGATGGCGAAGTTGTTCT
The nucleotide sequence above comes from Methanobacteriales archaeon HGW-Methanobacteriales-1. Encoded proteins:
- a CDS encoding ferredoxin, with the translated sequence MDISFKKKVGDLQKEVALKSADLEEYVEDFEVEIEKCSLSDKFINISPRCVRCNLCAQECPVDAIEMADTIKPAKILNNCVKCEICAQTCPVRCINVLKTTAEVDDQIDYRLESINVPHRVIRMKNIEVSPEKCTSCGTCVKLCPTQAITVENDHIPAEINKKLCVGCGSCASVCPQQAITLERDMGPVIVTKELLIDQDTCVECLICEENCPTMAIKLEDGEVVLDKDKCILCDVCSTKCPVNALKLERMAHES